In the Phaseolus vulgaris cultivar G19833 chromosome 7, P. vulgaris v2.0, whole genome shotgun sequence genome, one interval contains:
- the LOC137828976 gene encoding LOB domain-containing protein 1-like produces the protein MDYKLNTTTPSPPIPIPIHVPSMLSNSPPSSSSSPPSHSPTPFPSPSPSPSAAPPSPPPPVVVSPCAACKILRRRCVEKCVLAPYFPPTDPLKFTIAHRVFGASNIIKFLQELPESQRADAVSSMVYEANARIRDPVYGCAGAICQLQKQVSELQAQLAKAQAELVNMQCQQANLVALICMEMSQSQEQHVVQPQPLVDMSCFIEDNTFGTAWEPLWT, from the exons ATGGACTACAAACTCAATACCACAACACCTTCTCCACCAATCCCAATCCCAATCCATGTTCCCTCTATGCTCTCAAACTCTCctccatcttcatcttcttcacctCCCTCACACTCTCCCACACCTTTCCCTTCACCCTCTCCCTCTCCCTCTGCTGCTCCCCCCTCTCCGCCGCCGCCGGTGGTCGTTAGCCCCTGTGCTGCCTGCAAGATCCTCCGCCGCAGGTGCGTCGAGAAGTGTGTCCTGGCTCCATATTTCCCTCCCACTGATCCCCTCAAATTCACCATTGCTCATAGAGTCTTTGGAGCCAGCAACATCATCAAGTTCTTGCAG GAGCTACCAGAGTCCCAGAGAGCAGATGCTGTGAGCAGCATGGTTTATGAGGCAAATGCTAGGATCAGAGACCCAGTTTATGGGTGTGCAGGTGCAATATGCCAACTTCAGAAGCAAGTGAGTGAGCTTCAAGCACAGTTGGCGAAAGCACAAGCTGAGCTAGTGAACATGCAGTGCCAACAAGCGAATTTGGTGGCTCTAATTTGCATGGAAATGAGTCAATCGCAGGAGCAGCACGTGGTGCAGCCTCAACCTCTGGTTGACATGAGCTGCTTCATAGAGGACAACACTTTCGGAACTGCTTGGGAGCCTCTTTGGACATGA